In Streptomyces qaidamensis, one DNA window encodes the following:
- a CDS encoding metal ABC transporter substrate-binding protein has product MNVRRRLIPAALASALGLGALTACSSDSAASGNTDKFDVVASFYPMAFLAEQIGGDHTNVTSLTEPGQEPHDLEISTKQRAQLEEADAALYLKGLQPAVDEAIGQTGIKTKIDAASLTHLEDHGTGGHTHEGEEGHAEEEGHAEEEEHGRDPHVWLDPVKYAEIAQGVGKAFEKADPDHAADYKKNTEALVKKLNGLNGDFENGLKNTKSKVFFTNHAAFGYLAERYGLTQEAISGIDPESEPSGARVRELQQEAKADGVTTVFYETLVSDKTAKTLARDANLKTDVLDPLEGITDKSRGDDYFQVMEANLKALQAALGAK; this is encoded by the coding sequence ATGAACGTACGACGACGCCTCATACCCGCCGCCCTGGCCTCCGCTCTCGGTCTCGGCGCCCTGACCGCCTGCTCCAGCGACAGCGCGGCCTCGGGCAACACGGACAAGTTCGACGTCGTCGCGTCGTTCTACCCGATGGCGTTCCTCGCCGAGCAGATCGGCGGCGACCACACGAACGTCACCAGTCTGACCGAGCCCGGCCAGGAGCCGCACGACCTGGAGATCAGCACCAAGCAGCGCGCGCAGCTGGAGGAGGCCGACGCGGCGCTCTACCTCAAGGGCCTCCAGCCCGCCGTCGACGAGGCCATCGGCCAGACGGGGATCAAGACCAAGATCGACGCGGCCTCGCTGACCCACCTGGAGGACCACGGCACCGGCGGCCACACCCACGAGGGTGAGGAGGGCCACGCCGAGGAGGAAGGCCACGCCGAGGAGGAGGAGCACGGCCGCGACCCGCATGTCTGGCTCGACCCGGTGAAGTACGCCGAGATCGCCCAGGGCGTCGGCAAGGCCTTCGAGAAGGCCGACCCCGACCACGCGGCCGACTACAAGAAGAACACCGAGGCCCTGGTCAAGAAGCTGAACGGGCTGAACGGCGACTTCGAGAACGGCCTGAAGAACACCAAGTCCAAGGTCTTCTTCACCAACCACGCCGCCTTCGGCTACCTCGCCGAGCGCTACGGCCTCACCCAGGAGGCCATCTCCGGCATCGACCCCGAGAGCGAGCCCAGCGGCGCCCGCGTCCGGGAACTCCAGCAGGAGGCGAAGGCCGACGGCGTCACCACCGTCTTCTACGAGACACTGGTCTCCGACAAGACCGCGAAGACCCTCGCCCGCGACGCGAACCTGAAGACGGACGTCCTCGATCCCCTGGAGGGCATCACGGACAAGTCCCGCGGCGACGACTACTTCCAGGTCATGGAAGCCAACCTCAAGGCCCTTCAGGCGGCCCTGGGAGCCAAGTGA
- a CDS encoding metal ABC transporter ATP-binding protein: MTEPVVSLQGVRADLGSRTVLRGIDLTVRHGEVVALLGANGSGKSTAVRSIIGQVQTGAGEIRLFGTDRGRFRDWHRVGYVPQRTTAAGGVPATVTEVVSSGRLSRARFGVLRKADHAAVRRALDLVGMADRAKDSVDALSGGQHQRVLIARALASEPELLIMDEPMAGVDLASQEVLAHTLREQVGQGTTVLLVLHELGPLEPLIDRAVVLRDGCVVHDGPPPKAVGQHALPGHDHVHPHAPAGAEPLRTGLLS, translated from the coding sequence ATGACCGAGCCCGTCGTATCCCTGCAAGGGGTCCGCGCGGACCTCGGCTCGCGCACCGTGCTGCGCGGCATCGACCTCACCGTCCGCCATGGTGAGGTCGTCGCCCTGCTCGGCGCGAACGGCTCGGGCAAGTCGACGGCCGTGCGCAGCATCATCGGCCAGGTGCAGACCGGCGCCGGCGAGATCCGGCTGTTCGGCACGGACCGCGGGCGGTTCCGCGACTGGCACCGCGTGGGCTACGTCCCGCAGCGCACCACGGCCGCGGGCGGCGTGCCCGCCACGGTGACCGAGGTGGTCTCCTCCGGCCGCCTGTCCCGGGCCCGCTTCGGTGTCCTGCGCAAGGCCGACCACGCGGCCGTACGACGCGCCCTGGACCTCGTCGGCATGGCCGACCGGGCCAAGGACTCGGTCGACGCCCTCTCCGGCGGCCAGCACCAGCGCGTCCTCATCGCCCGCGCGCTCGCCTCCGAACCCGAGCTGCTGATCATGGACGAGCCGATGGCCGGCGTCGACCTGGCCAGCCAGGAGGTCCTCGCGCACACCCTGCGGGAGCAGGTCGGCCAGGGCACGACCGTGCTGCTCGTGCTGCACGAACTGGGCCCCCTGGAGCCCCTCATCGACCGGGCGGTCGTCCTGCGCGACGGCTGCGTCGTCCACGACGGGCCGCCCCCGAAGGCCGTCGGGCAGCATGCCCTGCCCGGCCACGACCACGTACACCCGCACGCACCCGCGGGCGCCGAACCCCTCCGCACGGGACTGCTGAGCTGA
- a CDS encoding metal ABC transporter permease, whose protein sequence is MDILDYAFMQRALLAAVLVGITAPAVGIYLVQRRQALMGDGIGHVAMTGVGLGFLLTWSPVWMATLVSVLGAVLMELIRWYGKTRGDLALAMLFYGGMAGGVMFINLAPTGSNANLTSYLFGSLSTVSDSDVTAICVLAAFVVLVTLGLRRQLFAVSQDEEFARVTGLPVRVLNLLTAVTAAVTVTVAMRVVGLLLVSALMVVPVAAAQQIGRSFAATFAIAVAIGVSVTIGGTVTSYYQDVPPGATIVLLTIGAFIVLTALATPLARRRARAGAGGDTTADPAECSIPGSRAAADEVGV, encoded by the coding sequence ATGGACATCCTCGACTACGCCTTCATGCAGCGGGCCCTGCTCGCCGCCGTCCTGGTCGGCATCACCGCCCCCGCCGTGGGGATCTACCTGGTCCAGCGGCGCCAGGCCCTGATGGGCGACGGCATCGGGCACGTGGCGATGACCGGTGTCGGTCTCGGCTTCCTGCTGACCTGGTCCCCGGTGTGGATGGCGACCCTCGTCTCCGTCCTCGGCGCGGTCCTCATGGAGCTGATCCGCTGGTACGGCAAGACCCGCGGCGACCTCGCCCTCGCGATGCTGTTCTACGGCGGCATGGCCGGCGGTGTGATGTTCATCAACCTCGCGCCCACCGGCTCCAACGCCAACCTGACGTCGTACCTGTTCGGCTCCCTGTCGACGGTCTCCGATTCGGACGTCACGGCGATCTGCGTGCTGGCCGCCTTCGTCGTCCTGGTCACCCTCGGTCTGCGGCGGCAGCTGTTCGCGGTCAGCCAGGACGAGGAGTTCGCCCGGGTGACGGGCCTGCCGGTGCGCGTGCTGAACCTGCTGACGGCGGTCACCGCGGCCGTCACGGTGACGGTGGCGATGCGCGTGGTCGGGCTGTTGCTGGTCAGCGCGCTGATGGTGGTGCCCGTCGCGGCCGCCCAGCAGATCGGCCGGAGCTTCGCCGCGACGTTCGCGATCGCCGTGGCCATCGGTGTGAGCGTGACGATCGGCGGCACGGTCACCTCGTACTACCAGGACGTGCCGCCCGGCGCGACGATCGTGCTGCTGACCATCGGCGCGTTCATCGTGCTGACGGCGCTCGCGACCCCGCTGGCCCGCCGCCGCGCCCGCGCCGGGGCGGGCGGGGACACGACGGCCGACCCCGCCGAGTGCTCGATTCCGGGCAGCCGGGCGGCGGCCGACGAGGTCGGCGTCTGA
- a CDS encoding Fur family transcriptional regulator, which produces MTTAGPSVKGRATKQRAAVAAALQEVDEFRSAQELHDMLKHKGDSVGLTTVYRTLQSLADAGEVDVLRTADGESVYRRCSTDDHHHHLVCRSCGKAVEVEGPAVEKWAESIAAEHGYVNVAHTVEIFGTCADCAGASGG; this is translated from the coding sequence GTGACGACCGCTGGACCGTCCGTGAAGGGCCGCGCCACCAAGCAGCGGGCCGCTGTGGCGGCGGCCCTGCAGGAGGTCGACGAGTTCCGCAGCGCGCAGGAACTGCACGACATGCTCAAGCACAAGGGCGACTCGGTCGGGCTCACCACGGTCTACCGCACCCTGCAGTCCCTCGCCGACGCCGGTGAGGTCGACGTCCTGCGCACGGCCGACGGTGAGTCGGTGTACCGGCGCTGTTCCACCGACGATCACCACCACCACCTCGTGTGCCGGAGCTGCGGCAAGGCCGTCGAGGTCGAGGGGCCGGCGGTGGAGAAGTGGGCCGAGTCCATCGCGGCCGAGCACGGGTATGTGAACGTGGCTCATACGGTGGAGATTTTCGGGACCTGCGCGGACTGTGCGGGGGCCTCCGGCGGTTGA
- a CDS encoding MFS transporter encodes MAWVPPASAYPGVPRRTTRRAGVFLASSLALFCIQLDFFALDPAVPGISEEPDTTVSAAQWTLSAYMLAVGCLFTVGGRLGDLLGRRPVLLAGTGLFAAASVGCALAPDLGVLVAARTVQGAGAALIFPVSVSVITNAFPEATRARPGPGGSACRSSPGARSGSAWAGPSSVWPPSRSSRPPAPARPRASSSPPSSRWAPSASRPRRRPSPRSPRRPPRNAPTTSPCASAAP; translated from the coding sequence GTGGCATGGGTTCCACCGGCGTCGGCGTACCCCGGCGTACCCCGGCGGACCACCCGACGGGCCGGGGTCTTCCTCGCGTCCTCGCTCGCCCTGTTCTGCATCCAGCTGGACTTCTTCGCGCTCGACCCGGCCGTCCCCGGGATCTCCGAAGAGCCGGACACGACCGTCTCCGCGGCCCAGTGGACGCTGTCCGCGTACATGCTCGCCGTCGGCTGCCTGTTCACCGTCGGCGGGCGACTGGGCGACCTCCTCGGCCGGCGTCCGGTCCTGCTGGCCGGGACCGGGCTGTTCGCCGCCGCCTCCGTCGGCTGCGCCCTCGCGCCGGACCTCGGCGTGCTCGTCGCGGCCCGGACCGTGCAGGGCGCGGGCGCGGCGCTGATCTTCCCCGTGTCGGTGTCCGTGATCACCAACGCCTTTCCCGAGGCGACCCGGGCCCGGCCTGGTCCTGGTGGTTCTGCCTGCCGGTCGTCACCTGGTGCGCGCTCGGGCTCGGCCTGGGCTGGACCTTCGTCGGTGTGGCCACCCAGCAGGTCGTCTCGCCCGCCCGCGCCGGCGAGGCCTCGGGCGTCGTCCTCACCGCCCTCGTCACGCTGGGCGCCGTCGGCCTCGCGGCCACGGCGGCGGCCATCACCTCGCTCACCCCGGAGACCGCCCCGGAACGCGCCTACGACCTCACCCTGCGCGTCGGCGGCACCGTGA
- a CDS encoding isoprenyl transferase gives MAVRGILGRQRREYRTPEPHPSGARPPKIPGEFVPQHVAIVMDGNGRWAKDRGLPRTEGHKVGAERVLDVLQGAIEMGVGAISLYAFSTENWKRSPDEVRFLMNFNRDFIRKTRDQLDELGIRVRWVGRMPKLWRSVAKELQVAQEQTKGNDRLTLYFCMNYGGRAEIADAAKAMAEDVKSGRLDPSKVSEKTFAKYLYYPDMPDVDLFLRPSGEQRTSNYLIWQSAYAEMVFQDVLWPDFDRRDLWRACLEFASRDRRFGGAVPNEELLAMEGEQP, from the coding sequence ATGGCCGTACGCGGGATCCTGGGGCGCCAGCGCCGGGAGTACAGGACGCCGGAGCCGCACCCGTCCGGCGCGCGGCCCCCGAAGATCCCCGGGGAGTTCGTACCGCAGCATGTGGCGATCGTCATGGACGGCAACGGCCGCTGGGCCAAGGACCGGGGCCTGCCGCGCACCGAAGGGCACAAGGTCGGCGCCGAGCGCGTGCTGGACGTGCTCCAGGGGGCCATCGAGATGGGCGTGGGCGCCATCTCCCTGTACGCCTTCTCCACCGAGAACTGGAAGCGCTCGCCCGACGAGGTGCGCTTCCTGATGAACTTCAACCGGGACTTCATCCGCAAGACCCGCGACCAGCTCGACGAGCTGGGCATCCGGGTGCGCTGGGTGGGCCGTATGCCCAAGCTGTGGCGCTCGGTCGCCAAGGAACTCCAGGTCGCTCAGGAGCAGACCAAGGGCAACGACCGGCTGACCCTGTACTTCTGCATGAACTACGGGGGCCGGGCCGAGATCGCCGACGCCGCCAAGGCCATGGCGGAGGACGTGAAGAGCGGCAGGCTCGACCCGTCCAAGGTCAGCGAGAAGACCTTCGCGAAGTACCTGTACTACCCGGACATGCCGGACGTGGACCTGTTCCTGCGTCCCAGCGGGGAGCAGCGCACCTCCAACTACCTGATCTGGCAGAGCGCGTACGCCGAGATGGTCTTCCAGGACGTGCTGTGGCCCGACTTCGACCGGCGTGACCTGTGGCGGGCCTGCCTGGAGTTCGCCTCGCGGGACCGGCGCTTCGGCGGGGCCGTCCCGAACGAGGAACTGCTGGCCATGGAGGGCGAACAGCCGTAA
- the recO gene encoding DNA repair protein RecO, with protein sequence MSLFRDDGIVLRTQKLGEADRIITLLTRGHGRVRAVARGVRRTKSKFGARLEPFSHVDVQFFAKGSELVGRGLPLCTQSETIAPYGGGIVSDYARYTAGTVMLETAERFTDHEGEPAVQQYLLLVGGLRTLARGEHAPHLVLDAFLLRSLAVNGYAPSFTDCAKCGMPGPNRFFSVASGGSVCVDCRVPGSVVPSPQALELLGALLTGDWETADACEARYVREGSGLVSAYLHWHMERGLRSLRYVEK encoded by the coding sequence ATGAGTCTGTTCCGCGACGACGGCATCGTGCTGCGCACCCAGAAGCTGGGTGAGGCGGACCGGATCATCACGCTGCTCACACGCGGTCACGGACGGGTGCGCGCGGTGGCCCGGGGCGTGCGCCGGACGAAGTCGAAGTTCGGTGCGCGCCTGGAGCCGTTCTCCCACGTCGACGTGCAGTTCTTCGCCAAGGGCAGCGAGCTCGTCGGGCGGGGACTGCCGCTGTGCACGCAGAGCGAGACCATCGCGCCCTACGGCGGCGGGATCGTCAGCGACTACGCGCGGTACACGGCCGGCACCGTCATGCTGGAGACCGCCGAGCGGTTCACCGACCATGAGGGGGAGCCGGCCGTGCAGCAGTACCTGCTGCTGGTCGGAGGCCTGCGGACCCTCGCCCGGGGGGAGCACGCACCGCACCTCGTGCTCGACGCGTTCCTGCTCCGCTCCCTCGCCGTCAACGGGTACGCCCCGAGCTTCACCGACTGCGCCAAGTGCGGGATGCCCGGGCCCAACCGGTTCTTCTCCGTCGCGTCGGGCGGTTCCGTCTGCGTGGACTGCCGGGTGCCCGGCAGCGTCGTACCCTCGCCCCAGGCCCTGGAACTCCTCGGCGCCCTGCTTACGGGAGACTGGGAGACCGCGGACGCGTGCGAGGCGCGCTACGTCCGCGAGGGCAGCGGGCTGGTGTCCGCGTATCTGCACTGGCACATGGAGCGCGGCCTGCGCTCCCTGCGCTACGTCGAGAAGTAG
- a CDS encoding alpha/beta hydrolase, producing the protein MKQITKHVALVAAAGAMLGFAGPGGASEPAPGSLDWTRCTGSGLDPRQQCATLAVPMDYSDPDSPEIRIAVSRIPGEKPSARRGALLLIPGGPGGDSLGDPSGKGQKLPQKVRDAYDLIGFAPRGMAPSTSVDCKLDPADISMTKRLPWPAPDGSVDGNMATARRTAEACARNGGELIRHISTANEARDLDRLRAALGEKKISAWGVSYGTYVGAVYGQLFPHRTDRIVLDSNNNPDHTRVTRNWLAAFETGVEDNFPEFAKWASRPGNPHRVARTPAEVRSGFLRLAARLDRDPLPWPGANPPLLDGNALRQTMLSSLYDPDDYPVLAEAVRAARKDTVPPAPEAPPEPVLQNVAAVGVGTVCNDVEWPGSAAAYQKDVDESRAAYPLTAGMPRGPMVCAAWPYKPKEPAVRITDRGPSNILLVQNERDVATPLAGALKLRQALGDRAVMVTVNSTGHDAYLANGNACGDATVSRFLATGERPHRDRYCDQGPFSVR; encoded by the coding sequence ATGAAGCAGATCACGAAGCATGTGGCGCTGGTCGCCGCCGCCGGTGCGATGCTCGGGTTCGCCGGGCCCGGTGGGGCGTCCGAGCCGGCACCGGGCTCCCTCGACTGGACCCGGTGCACCGGGTCCGGCCTCGACCCCAGACAGCAGTGCGCCACCCTCGCCGTCCCCATGGACTACTCCGACCCCGACAGCCCGGAGATCCGGATCGCCGTCAGCCGGATCCCCGGTGAGAAGCCGTCCGCGCGGCGGGGCGCGCTGTTACTCATCCCGGGCGGGCCCGGCGGGGACAGTCTCGGCGACCCCTCCGGCAAGGGGCAGAAGCTGCCGCAGAAGGTGCGGGACGCCTACGATCTCATCGGGTTCGCGCCGCGCGGGATGGCGCCCTCCACTTCCGTCGACTGCAAGCTCGACCCGGCCGACATCAGCATGACGAAGCGTCTGCCCTGGCCGGCCCCGGACGGTTCCGTCGACGGGAACATGGCCACCGCCCGGCGTACGGCCGAGGCCTGTGCCCGAAACGGCGGTGAGCTGATCCGGCACATCAGCACCGCCAACGAGGCCCGCGACCTGGACCGCCTGCGGGCCGCCCTCGGTGAGAAGAAGATCTCCGCGTGGGGCGTCTCGTACGGCACCTACGTCGGCGCCGTCTACGGCCAGTTGTTCCCGCACCGCACCGACCGCATCGTGCTGGACAGCAACAACAACCCCGACCACACCCGCGTGACCCGCAACTGGCTCGCCGCCTTCGAGACCGGCGTCGAGGACAACTTCCCCGAGTTCGCCAAGTGGGCGTCCAGGCCGGGCAATCCGCACCGGGTCGCCCGTACGCCCGCCGAGGTCCGCTCCGGCTTCCTGCGGCTCGCCGCCCGGCTGGACCGCGACCCGCTCCCCTGGCCCGGCGCCAACCCCCCGCTGCTGGACGGCAACGCGCTCCGCCAGACCATGCTGTCCAGCCTCTACGACCCCGACGACTACCCGGTCCTGGCCGAGGCCGTCCGGGCCGCCCGCAAGGACACCGTGCCGCCCGCGCCCGAGGCCCCGCCCGAGCCGGTCCTGCAGAACGTCGCCGCGGTCGGCGTCGGCACCGTCTGCAACGACGTCGAGTGGCCCGGCTCGGCCGCCGCGTACCAGAAGGACGTCGACGAGAGCCGGGCCGCGTACCCGCTGACCGCGGGTATGCCGCGCGGGCCGATGGTGTGCGCCGCGTGGCCGTACAAGCCGAAGGAGCCGGCCGTGCGGATCACCGACCGCGGCCCCTCGAACATCCTGCTCGTGCAGAACGAACGGGATGTCGCCACCCCGCTGGCGGGAGCCCTCAAGCTGCGGCAGGCCCTCGGCGACCGGGCGGTCATGGTCACCGTGAACTCCACGGGCCACGACGCCTATCTGGCCAACGGCAACGCCTGCGGTGACGCCACGGTCTCCCGCTTCCTGGCGACGGGCGAGCGCCCTCACCGGGACCGGTACTGCGACCAGGGACCGTTCAGCGTTCGGTGA
- a CDS encoding VOC family protein: MDWTLEVLVVPVSDLDRAKAFYQDQCGFRAETDAAFFEGVGRFVQLTPPGSRCSIVLESGMPESPGQPRMAPGSLRGLQLCVTDIEAARAALVGRGVEVTPVLHVGASGWAEGRGEDSWNSFLFFQDPDGNGWAVQEAPAPLTER, translated from the coding sequence ATGGACTGGACCCTCGAAGTGCTCGTCGTGCCGGTCTCCGATCTGGACCGGGCCAAGGCCTTCTACCAGGACCAGTGCGGATTCCGCGCCGAGACCGACGCCGCGTTCTTCGAGGGCGTCGGCCGCTTCGTCCAGCTCACCCCGCCCGGGTCCCGCTGCTCGATCGTGCTGGAGTCGGGGATGCCCGAGTCACCGGGGCAGCCGCGGATGGCCCCCGGTTCGCTGCGGGGCCTCCAGCTCTGCGTGACGGACATCGAGGCGGCCAGGGCGGCGCTGGTGGGGCGCGGGGTCGAGGTGACCCCGGTCCTGCACGTGGGCGCGTCCGGCTGGGCGGAGGGCCGGGGCGAGGACAGCTGGAACTCCTTCCTCTTCTTCCAGGACCCCGACGGCAACGGCTGGGCGGTCCAGGAGGCCCCGGCCCCCCTCACCGAACGCTGA
- a CDS encoding protein-tyrosine phosphatase family protein, which translates to MSELWSESDAGALRLPSGRLVRGRGLRHPLNPDAPLPSYGVYLLGRQPPEVPWESAWIHWPDFRLPADRAAARAVLAGVWERAAGERVEIACGGGRGRTGTALACLAVLDGVPGEEAVEYVRRHYDRHAVETPWQRRYVRRFGEGRA; encoded by the coding sequence GTGAGCGAGCTGTGGAGCGAGAGTGACGCCGGTGCCCTGCGACTGCCCTCGGGCCGCCTGGTACGAGGCCGGGGCCTACGGCACCCCCTGAACCCCGACGCGCCCCTGCCCTCCTACGGCGTCTACCTGCTCGGCAGGCAGCCGCCGGAGGTCCCCTGGGAGTCCGCCTGGATCCACTGGCCCGACTTCCGCCTCCCGGCGGACCGGGCGGCCGCCCGCGCGGTGCTGGCCGGCGTATGGGAGCGGGCCGCCGGGGAGCGGGTGGAGATCGCCTGCGGCGGCGGACGCGGCCGCACGGGCACGGCCCTGGCCTGCCTGGCGGTGCTCGACGGCGTGCCGGGGGAGGAGGCGGTGGAGTACGTCCGCCGGCACTACGACCGGCATGCCGTGGAGACGCCCTGGCAGCGGCGGTACGTACGCCGCTTCGGCGAGGGACGAGCCTGA
- a CDS encoding ABC transporter substrate-binding protein — MRDVTPDVPAPHRRSFLKYTGALGATAAVSASLSACSSGPQSTNDTGTGGGRDRTLTAVIGYGNDGSWDPTQTASAFSMAANHHIYEGLLDTDPISREPYAALATEVPGNPDSTSWKFALRAGATFHDGKPVTADDVVFVFERILDPGTQTLAKGFFASWLKEVRKIDARNVELVLKFPFPDGLSRLTLAKIMPKHVFSRPGAWEEAIKGKAIGSGPYRQTAHHPKSNTTFEAFDGYNGPRRPAFRKMNWLTIVDAAPRVAKISGSSAGAQIADNIPYANIGQLESGGMAVAGGAGMNNLFLMFNTGHKPFDDPRVRRALHYAIDTEKMVEVALKGHGKPSTSFLDEANPSYRRARTVYAYDPDKAKALLKQAGVKGLSIEILAVNVSWIVDCLPTVKASWDAIGVRTTLSPQETTAVFTKMDQKQDYQVVAAASNPNQFGLDADLIMHYNYGPENLWMQYTRWASDPVARQLFKDMDRATREPDPAKKKTMVQDYIDVVAEQAVLYPVVHNELMTAWNPELLSGIRAQPYPGINLLQAKWA, encoded by the coding sequence GTGCGCGACGTGACCCCCGACGTGCCGGCGCCGCACCGCCGGTCGTTCCTGAAGTACACCGGCGCGCTCGGCGCGACCGCCGCCGTCTCCGCGTCGCTGTCGGCCTGTTCGTCCGGTCCGCAGTCCACCAACGACACCGGCACCGGCGGTGGCCGGGACCGGACCCTCACCGCGGTGATCGGCTACGGCAACGACGGCAGCTGGGACCCCACCCAGACGGCGTCCGCGTTCTCCATGGCCGCCAACCACCACATCTACGAGGGCCTGCTGGACACGGACCCGATCTCCCGTGAGCCGTACGCGGCGCTGGCGACCGAAGTGCCGGGGAATCCGGACAGCACCTCCTGGAAGTTCGCCCTGCGGGCGGGCGCGACGTTCCACGACGGGAAGCCCGTGACCGCCGACGACGTGGTCTTCGTCTTCGAGCGGATCCTCGACCCGGGCACCCAGACCCTCGCCAAGGGCTTCTTCGCGAGCTGGCTGAAGGAAGTCCGGAAGATCGACGCACGGAACGTCGAGCTGGTGCTGAAGTTCCCCTTCCCGGACGGTCTTTCACGGCTGACACTCGCCAAGATCATGCCGAAGCACGTGTTCTCCCGGCCGGGGGCCTGGGAGGAGGCGATCAAGGGCAAGGCGATCGGCTCGGGGCCGTACCGGCAGACCGCGCACCATCCGAAGTCGAACACGACCTTCGAGGCGTTCGACGGCTACAACGGCCCCCGCAGGCCCGCCTTCCGGAAGATGAACTGGCTGACGATCGTGGACGCGGCCCCCCGCGTCGCGAAGATCTCGGGGTCGAGCGCGGGCGCGCAGATCGCGGACAACATCCCGTACGCCAACATCGGGCAGTTGGAGAGCGGCGGGATGGCGGTCGCCGGCGGTGCCGGGATGAACAACCTGTTCCTGATGTTCAACACCGGGCACAAGCCCTTCGACGACCCGCGCGTGCGCCGGGCCCTGCACTACGCCATCGACACCGAGAAGATGGTCGAGGTCGCCCTCAAGGGCCACGGCAAGCCCTCCACCTCCTTCCTCGACGAGGCCAACCCGTCCTACCGCCGGGCCAGGACGGTCTACGCCTACGACCCGGACAAGGCGAAGGCCCTGCTGAAGCAGGCCGGGGTGAAGGGGCTGAGCATCGAGATCCTGGCCGTGAACGTCAGCTGGATCGTCGACTGCCTGCCGACCGTCAAGGCCTCCTGGGACGCGATCGGAGTGCGGACGACCCTGTCCCCGCAGGAGACCACCGCCGTCTTCACGAAGATGGACCAGAAGCAGGACTACCAGGTCGTGGCCGCCGCCTCGAACCCCAACCAGTTCGGCCTCGACGCCGACCTGATCATGCACTACAACTACGGGCCCGAGAACCTCTGGATGCAGTACACGCGGTGGGCCTCCGACCCCGTCGCCCGGCAGCTCTTCAAGGACATGGACCGGGCCACCCGGGAGCCCGACCCGGCGAAGAAGAAGACGATGGTCCAGGACTACATCGACGTCGTCGCCGAGCAGGCCGTGCTCTACCCGGTCGTCCACAACGAGCTGATGACCGCCTGGAACCCGGAACTGCTCAGCGGCATAAGGGCACAGCCGTACCCGGGCATCAACCTCCTCCAGGCCAAGTGGGCCTGA
- a CDS encoding ABC transporter permease, with the protein MTAVLRILLRRVVLLVPLMLGIVLFVFLVMRFSDVDPASAFFQGANPTPQQLHDFREEHGLLDPLPVRYADFVADLLHGDLGTSALTRAPVIDQVTTALPLTLQLTFLGLGIAVVLSLVGGVTAAIHRDRLPDQIIRVVSLTGVAAPGFWLALLMIQYLAVDLGWFPTGGYINPADSFTGWLKTMTLPAFALSLPVAAQLTRIVRTAVVEELDRDYVRTAIGSGLPPRVVVGRNVLRNALINPLTVLGLRVGYLLGGAVVIETIFSLPGMGKLMIDAVKNGDPAVVQGVVLTTAAGFVVVNLVIDVLYLLVNPRLRDATP; encoded by the coding sequence ATGACGGCCGTTCTGCGGATCCTGCTCCGCCGTGTCGTCCTGCTCGTGCCGCTGATGCTCGGCATCGTGCTGTTCGTGTTCCTGGTGATGCGGTTCTCGGACGTCGACCCGGCGTCCGCGTTCTTCCAGGGCGCCAACCCGACACCCCAGCAGCTGCACGACTTCCGCGAGGAACACGGCCTGCTGGACCCGCTGCCGGTGCGCTACGCGGACTTCGTCGCCGACCTGCTCCACGGCGACCTCGGCACCAGCGCACTGACCCGGGCGCCGGTGATCGACCAGGTCACCACCGCGCTGCCGCTCACCCTCCAGCTGACGTTCCTCGGCCTGGGCATCGCGGTCGTGCTGTCCCTCGTGGGCGGGGTGACCGCGGCGATCCACCGGGACCGGCTGCCCGACCAGATCATCCGGGTCGTGTCGCTGACCGGTGTCGCCGCGCCCGGCTTCTGGCTGGCACTGCTGATGATCCAGTACCTGGCGGTCGACCTGGGCTGGTTCCCGACCGGCGGCTACATCAACCCGGCGGACTCCTTCACGGGCTGGCTGAAGACCATGACCCTCCCCGCCTTCGCTCTGTCGCTGCCGGTGGCGGCGCAGCTGACCCGGATCGTGCGGACGGCCGTGGTGGAGGAGCTGGACAGGGACTACGTGCGCACGGCGATCGGCAGCGGCCTGCCGCCGCGGGTGGTCGTGGGCCGGAACGTGCTGCGCAACGCGCTCATCAACCCGCTCACCGTCCTCGGCCTGCGGGTCGGCTACCTGCTGGGCGGCGCGGTCGTCATCGAGACGATCTTCTCGCTGCCGGGCATGGGCAAGCTGATGATCGACGCCGTGAAGAACGGCGACCCGGCCGTCGTCCAGGGCGTCGTGCTGACGACGGCGGCCGGGTTCGTCGTCGTGAACCTCGTCATCGACGTCCTGTACCTGCTGGTCAACCCGCGACTGAGGGACGCAACCCCATGA